The sequence below is a genomic window from Nostoc flagelliforme CCNUN1.
TAGTACGGCTGAAGCGGCAGGAAGCTGAGAAACAACGGCAGCAGGAAACCAGAGGTGTAGCAAGCCAAGAATTGATTAAATCTCCGATTCAGCAGTCAAGCCCTGCTCAATCTACTCAATCAGCTCAAGAGCTAATAACCCGACAAAAGTTTTTGAAGTGGGCTGGCTTGGGAGGTGTAGGTTTGGTGACAGCAGTGGTAGGTCGTGAAATTTTTAAGGGTCAATCACCGACACCTGAATCTACTAATCAACCTACTAATCAACCTACTAATCAACCTACTAATCAACCTACTAATAAATCAACAACTATCTCTATAGCTGAATCTACATATATTTCTTTTAAGTTTGCAACGGTAACGGTGGATGAAAAGGGACAGGTAATTAAACAAGATCCTAACAAGCAAGCCAAATTCTTTAAGGAGGACTTAGGTAATGGCATAACTTTAGATATGGTTGAAATTCCTGCTGGTTCATTTAAGATGGGTTCGCCACCTGGTGAAAATGGTCGAAGCAAAGAAGAAGCACAGCATACTGTAAATGTGCCTACTTTTTTATAGGCAAGTTTGAAGTGACTCAGGAACAGTACCAGCAAATAATGGGTAGCAATCCGTCCAACTTCAAGGGAGCAAAACGTCCTGTAGAGCAAGTGTCCTGGAATGATGCGGTAGAATTTTGCAAAAAGCTAAGTCAAAAGGTTGGGCGTAAATATCGCCTACCTAGTGAAGCAGAGTGGGAATATGCCTGTCGTGCAGGAACAACGACACCATTTTACTTTGGTGAGACGATTACAACTAAGTTAGCTAATTATGATGGAGATGATTATACTTACGCTTCTGAGCCAAAAGGAAAAAATCGTCAAGGAACAACAGATGTAGGAAGTTTTCCACCCAACGCTTTTGGACTATACGATATGCACGGGAATGTCTGGGAGTGGTGTCAAGATACTTTGCATGACAGCTATAAAGGAGCGCCTAGTGATGGAAGTGCATGGATAGATGATAATAATCAATTTAGGATTCGGCGGGGCGGTTCCTGGACTACCTATCCTATAAACTGCCGTTCCGCGTACCGCTACGACAAAAAACGCGACAGCTTCAGCAACGCTCTTGGTTTTCGTGTAGTCTGCGTCGTTGCGAGGACTCTTTAGCCCTTGACATTTTAGCTCTTTTGCCGTCTGCCCTTCTTTCCTTTACCCTTTTTGAGTGTAGCGAAGCGGAACAATCTAATTTTTTTTTCAAAAAACAGAGTTGATCAAATTATGAACCAAGAGCTTACCTAAGCGATACCTCAGAAATTCAGCTATTCTACACATCGAGCAGAGAGAAAATTTCCTCTTTTTGCTCGGTGCTTTCCTAGCTAAATTAATCAACACTTTGGTGATTCAGTTAAATCAACTATGGCATTGATCAGTTCTAATAATGAACAATCACAGACCCTTGCATCTATCCGTGATACCCTACCTAATACCTATACTTTTTTCAGGTGAAATCTACGCCAAAGAAACGGAGAAAGTATTAGAGGCAGTGAGATGGCCAGAGTTTATAGCGGTTCTCAGTTGAGTCCAATACAGACCTAACCCAATACTGCTCGGTTAAGCCTCTTTTGGGCATTATAGACAACGATATTTCAAGGGTTTCAGCCTGCTTCCTTTCCTTAACCGAGCAGTATTGAGACCTAACCCCCAGCCCCAGGGCGGCCGCATCATGTCAATAAGCAAACTTTATTGAGAATAGAGTTAAAATCAATGTCATTAAGTTTTGCTTACTGCGAAAATTTTAGGCGATCGCTTTCGGGCTTAAAAAATAATTAAGCGCGAAATCCTGATTTTTTCGTTGGTTCTTAACCTTCGTTGTGATCAAGAGTAATTTAGATGCGTTTGCCCTGCCCATTACATCTTGCACATCTTCAGGGAAATCTTTTAAATCATCAAGAGCGCTTGCAGGTACTCCAAAGTCGTGTTGAGGTACTTAAAAGTCGTGTTGGAGCCCATATTCCGCACTTCGCTTTGTAGCACGCTAGTATTACAATTTTTGGGCTAATGGTAGTTGAATAGCGATCGCTAAAAGTCTAGTAAGTATCAGTGTTAATACTTAATCAAAACAATGATTTTTTGTAGGATTTATTGAAGTATTAAGGTATAACATTTTGAAGTGCGGAATGTGGGTTGGAGTACTTCAAACTTTGTCGCACCGCAATCAAGTACAGAAGTGCGGGCTGTTCGGTGTCGCTTGACTTTTAAAACAGTCGCTACACATTTTTATTTTTTAGGCAAAACCTACGCAGTATTACATCAAAATTGCTGCCATTCCCAGAAGCCATAATTCCCGACTTGTCGGCATACATCGCTAATGCTGGGAGAAACCAAGCTAAGGGTAGAATCAGGGCGGAAGGTCATAACAGCTAAGAGGGTTAATTATAGATGCCAAAAATATATAGTAAGTCGTGGTTGGATAATGATACAGTAGCTGCCTGGATTTTTCTCACACCAGCACTAATTTTGCTGGGCGTTTTTATCATTTGGCCGATCGCCTATTTGTTCTACCTTAGTTTCACTGCTGGTAGTTTCACTTTAAAAGGTATTTATTGGATAGGCTTAAAAAACTATTCGCGCTTGCTACTCAACCCCGACTTCTGGCAAGTTTTGGGTAACACCTTTTATTTTACTGTTGCCACTATCATTCCTAGTTTAGTTATCTCTTTAGGATTGGCAGTGTTATTAAACCGCTCCATTCCTTTCCGGGGCATCTTGCGAAGTGCCTATTTTCTGCCTTCAATTATCTCACTTGTGGCTGCCGGGTTGGGATTTCGCTGGTTGTTTCAAACATCAGGGCCAGTTAACGGAATTTTAGATTTTTTCGGTATTCCAGACATACCTTGGTTAGGAGACACATTTTGGGCAATGCCAGTAATTATTTTAATGAGTATTTGGAAACAAATCGGTTTCAATATGGTAGTTTTTTTAGCAGGGTTGCAAGCCATTCCTCCGAGTCGTTATGAAGCAGCAGATTTGGATGGAGCAAATGCTTGGCAACAATTTTGGTATATTACTCTCCCTGGATTGCGCCCTACTGTGATATTTGCAGTCATCACTACCGCGATTTTTACATTGCGGAGTTTTGAGCAAGTTTTTGTGATGACAGGCGGTGGCCCACTGAATTCGACTAATTTGCTGGTTTACTACATTTACCAAGAGGCTTTTGGGCAATTTGATTTTGGTTATGCAGCAGCAGCAGCAACGGTGTTACTAGCAGCGACGATGGTACTAATTTATTTGCAACTGCAAACTTGGGGAGAGGAGTAGGGGGTACACTTCGGCTGCGCTCAGTGGGGGGGGGATTTTGGAAGTTGGTAAATCATTCAGCAAATGTGCAATGCTAACAAATGTAGT
It includes:
- a CDS encoding formylglycine-generating enzyme family protein, producing MTQEQYQQIMGSNPSNFKGAKRPVEQVSWNDAVEFCKKLSQKVGRKYRLPSEAEWEYACRAGTTTPFYFGETITTKLANYDGDDYTYASEPKGKNRQGTTDVGSFPPNAFGLYDMHGNVWEWCQDTLHDSYKGAPSDGSAWIDDNNQFRIRRGGSWTTYPINCRSAYRYDKKRDSFSNALGFRVVCVVARTL
- a CDS encoding carbohydrate ABC transporter permease; translation: MPKIYSKSWLDNDTVAAWIFLTPALILLGVFIIWPIAYLFYLSFTAGSFTLKGIYWIGLKNYSRLLLNPDFWQVLGNTFYFTVATIIPSLVISLGLAVLLNRSIPFRGILRSAYFLPSIISLVAAGLGFRWLFQTSGPVNGILDFFGIPDIPWLGDTFWAMPVIILMSIWKQIGFNMVVFLAGLQAIPPSRYEAADLDGANAWQQFWYITLPGLRPTVIFAVITTAIFTLRSFEQVFVMTGGGPLNSTNLLVYYIYQEAFGQFDFGYAAAAATVLLAATMVLIYLQLQTWGEE